The following are encoded together in the Pectobacterium wasabiae CFBP 3304 genome:
- a CDS encoding spot 42 RNA, inhibition of DNA synthesis: MFYLSDLLLHVIGFG, from the coding sequence ATGTTCTATCTTTCAGACCTTTTACTTCACGTAATCGGATTTGGCTGA
- the yihA gene encoding ribosome biogenesis GTP-binding protein YihA/YsxC gives MTQQYNYHMTRFIISAPDIRHLETDSGIEVAFAGRSNAGKSSALNTLTNQKNLARTSKTPGRTQLINLFQVADGVRLVDLPGYGYAEVPEQMKIKWQRALGEYLQKRNSLKGLVVLMDIRHPLKDLDQQMIQWAVDVELPVLVLLTKADKLASGARKTQLHMVREAVVPFMGDIQVEAFSSLKKLGVDKLQQKLDNWFNTLQHVEEEQDAE, from the coding sequence GTGACCCAGCAATATAACTACCACATGACGCGTTTTATCATCAGCGCCCCGGATATTCGCCACCTAGAAACAGATAGCGGTATTGAAGTGGCCTTTGCTGGGCGTTCTAACGCCGGAAAATCCAGCGCACTAAACACGCTGACCAACCAGAAGAACCTGGCACGAACCAGTAAAACGCCGGGCCGTACTCAGTTGATTAACCTGTTCCAGGTGGCAGACGGCGTGCGTTTAGTCGATCTCCCTGGCTATGGTTATGCCGAAGTACCAGAGCAAATGAAGATCAAATGGCAACGTGCGCTCGGTGAATACCTGCAAAAGCGTAACAGCCTGAAGGGTCTGGTCGTGCTGATGGATATTCGTCATCCGCTGAAAGATCTCGATCAGCAAATGATTCAGTGGGCTGTCGATGTCGAGCTTCCGGTCTTAGTACTGCTGACCAAAGCCGATAAGCTGGCTTCAGGTGCACGTAAGACACAATTGCATATGGTTCGCGAGGCTGTCGTGCCATTTATGGGTGACATTCAGGTCGAGGCATTTTCATCACTGAAAAAACTTGGCGTCGATAAACTACAGCAGAAATTAGATAACTGGTTCAACACCTTGCAACACGTTGAAGAAGAGCAAGACGCTGAATAA